The following proteins are co-located in the Paludibaculum fermentans genome:
- a CDS encoding TonB-dependent receptor codes for MALFWQRPMRLIVLLLLSCLPALVGQAPAGEIQVEVKDGSGAAVEAHGWLEGLHSGFRRSFQCDRRGLGTVSGLPAGRYRLRLTKEGFATYTETLEIAGNAAVQRTIRLEIGASSYAVSVVSATPLAGLDRLLEEMPAPAKAATDRDLEASGALDVSDFLNRRLANVYVNEIQGNPLQPDVNFRGYTASPLLGTPQGVSVYMDGVRLNQPFGDVVSWDLIPRVAVAEMAMIAGSDPLFGLNTLGGALSLRTKDGISHPGTSVQLSGGSFGRKTAELEHGGSTAKGLHWYLASSLFFEDGWRASSPSNVRQFLGKIGRQRERTSIGLTLAYANNTLIGNGLQELRLLERDYRSVYTKPDQTANRSPFVNLQLRHSFSNALTFSGNAYFRHIRTRTLNGDINENSLDQSVYQPGAAERAALTAAGYTGFPTSGATAANTPFPFWRCIGNVLLGDEPGEKCNGLINRGASQQRNYGLSGQVSWFGRMGRYRNQLTAGAAYDGNSVGFEQSSELGYLAPDRSVVGTGAFGDGVTGGDVDGEPFDVRVNLSGRMHSASVYATDTLTAGRLNLTVSGRFNRTTIDNLDRIRPAAGSGSLTGWHEFRRFNPAAGATYRVTGAVSLYGGYTEGSRAPTSIELGCADPETPCKLPNAMAGDPPLQQVVTRTFEAGVRGSGEHGLRWSAGWFRATNHDDILFVASQQTGFGYFKNFETTRRQGLELDMSARAGRVTYGGGYTFLRATFESSEAVNGSGNSSNDLARTVSRGLEGTIEIEPGSHIPLIPSHLVKAYADVQVTSKLLVDLNVIGASGSYARGNENNQHQPDGTYYLGPGRSAGYGVVNLGARYQLHRRVELFARINNLLDRCYYSAAQLGPTGFTAQGNFVARPFPATSNGEYPVQQSTFYAPGAPRGAWAGLRLRF; via the coding sequence ATGGCTCTGTTCTGGCAGCGTCCGATGCGCCTGATTGTTCTGCTGTTGTTGTCGTGCCTGCCGGCTCTCGTTGGGCAGGCTCCTGCCGGCGAGATCCAGGTGGAGGTCAAAGATGGGTCGGGCGCGGCGGTGGAGGCGCACGGATGGCTGGAGGGCCTGCACTCGGGGTTCCGGCGGAGTTTCCAGTGCGACCGGCGCGGGCTGGGCACGGTGTCCGGGCTGCCTGCGGGCCGCTACCGGCTGCGGCTCACCAAGGAGGGCTTCGCCACTTATACGGAGACTCTCGAGATCGCAGGGAACGCCGCGGTGCAGCGCACGATCCGCCTGGAGATTGGAGCGTCTTCGTACGCCGTTTCGGTGGTGAGCGCGACTCCTCTGGCCGGACTGGACCGGCTGCTGGAGGAGATGCCCGCCCCAGCGAAGGCGGCGACAGACCGGGATCTCGAAGCCAGCGGGGCGCTGGATGTGTCCGACTTCCTGAACCGGCGTCTGGCGAATGTTTATGTGAATGAGATCCAGGGGAACCCGCTGCAGCCGGATGTGAACTTTCGCGGCTATACGGCCTCGCCGCTGTTGGGGACGCCGCAGGGTGTGTCGGTCTACATGGACGGGGTGCGGCTGAACCAGCCGTTCGGAGATGTGGTGAGTTGGGATCTGATTCCGCGCGTGGCGGTGGCCGAGATGGCGATGATCGCAGGGTCGGATCCTCTCTTCGGGTTGAACACGCTGGGCGGCGCGCTCTCACTGCGGACGAAAGACGGCATCAGCCATCCGGGCACTTCGGTGCAATTGAGCGGCGGCAGCTTCGGGCGGAAGACGGCTGAGCTGGAGCACGGCGGGTCGACCGCCAAGGGGCTCCACTGGTACCTGGCGAGCAGCCTGTTCTTCGAGGATGGCTGGCGCGCGTCGTCGCCTTCGAATGTGCGGCAGTTTCTGGGGAAGATCGGGCGGCAGCGCGAGAGGACGTCGATTGGCCTGACGCTGGCGTACGCGAACAATACGCTGATTGGGAACGGGCTGCAGGAGCTTCGTTTGCTGGAGCGCGATTACCGCAGCGTCTATACGAAACCGGACCAGACGGCGAACCGTTCGCCGTTTGTGAATCTGCAACTGCGGCACAGCTTTTCGAATGCCCTGACCTTTTCCGGCAATGCCTATTTCCGGCACATCCGCACGAGGACACTGAACGGCGACATCAACGAAAACTCGCTGGACCAGTCGGTTTATCAGCCCGGTGCGGCGGAGCGGGCGGCGTTGACGGCGGCCGGGTATACGGGGTTCCCCACATCCGGCGCCACGGCGGCGAACACGCCATTCCCGTTCTGGCGCTGTATCGGCAATGTTCTGTTGGGCGATGAGCCCGGGGAGAAGTGCAACGGCCTGATCAACCGCGGCGCCTCGCAGCAGCGCAATTACGGACTATCCGGGCAGGTGAGCTGGTTCGGGCGGATGGGCCGGTACCGAAACCAGTTGACCGCGGGAGCGGCGTATGACGGGAACAGCGTGGGGTTCGAACAATCGTCCGAGCTGGGGTACCTGGCTCCGGACCGGAGCGTGGTGGGCACGGGCGCATTCGGCGATGGCGTGACCGGCGGTGACGTGGACGGCGAACCCTTCGACGTCCGGGTGAACCTGAGCGGGCGCATGCACAGCGCCAGTGTGTACGCCACGGATACGCTGACGGCGGGCCGGCTGAATCTCACGGTCTCGGGGCGGTTCAACCGGACGACGATCGACAACCTCGACCGGATCCGTCCGGCGGCGGGCAGCGGCTCGTTGACGGGCTGGCACGAGTTCCGGCGGTTCAATCCGGCGGCCGGCGCGACGTATCGCGTGACAGGAGCGGTGAGCTTGTATGGCGGATATACGGAGGGCAGCCGGGCGCCGACGTCGATCGAGTTGGGTTGCGCGGACCCGGAGACGCCGTGCAAGCTGCCGAACGCGATGGCGGGGGATCCGCCCTTGCAGCAGGTGGTGACGAGGACGTTCGAGGCGGGCGTTCGGGGCAGCGGCGAGCATGGGCTGCGCTGGAGCGCGGGGTGGTTCCGGGCCACCAATCACGATGACATTCTGTTTGTCGCGTCGCAGCAGACGGGGTTCGGCTACTTCAAGAACTTCGAGACGACACGCCGGCAGGGCCTGGAACTGGATATGAGTGCGCGCGCCGGAAGGGTGACGTATGGAGGTGGCTACACGTTTTTGCGGGCCACGTTTGAGAGCAGCGAGGCGGTAAATGGCAGCGGGAACAGCAGCAACGATCTGGCGCGGACGGTCTCGCGCGGGCTGGAGGGGACGATCGAGATTGAGCCAGGCAGCCATATCCCGCTCATCCCGAGCCACCTGGTGAAGGCCTATGCCGATGTCCAGGTGACGTCGAAGCTGCTGGTGGATCTGAACGTGATTGGCGCCTCCGGTTCGTATGCGCGGGGCAACGAGAACAACCAGCATCAGCCCGATGGGACGTACTATCTGGGTCCGGGGCGGTCTGCCGGGTATGGGGTGGTGAACCTGGGGGCGCGGTATCAACTGCACCGGCGGGTGGAGTTGTTCGCGCGGATCAACAACCTGTTGGACCGGTGTTACTACTCGGCGGCGCAACTGGGTCCGACGGGGTTCACGGCGCAAGGGAACTTCGTGGCCCGGCCATTTCCGGCGACTTCGAATGGAGAATATCCGGTACAGCAGTCGACGTTCTATGCTCCGGGTGCCCCGCGCGGGGCGTGGGCTGGGCTGCGGCTGCGGTTCTGA
- a CDS encoding RNA polymerase sigma factor — translation MSEFSWTQLARIVSTREQDPPNPTHDEVVRFFTELRTPLLRYLYTLGLPLSEGEDVAQETFLALHRHLLEGKPRDNLHGWVFRVARNLALKRLQRAATTGGEPDFHDLTDPAPNPEQQAVRTQQQRAIQSVIAALPDLDRQCLYLRAEGLRYRDIAQALDISLGSVAQALSRALDKLARAAQR, via the coding sequence ATGTCAGAATTCTCCTGGACCCAACTGGCTCGTATCGTCTCTACCCGGGAACAGGATCCACCCAATCCCACCCACGACGAAGTCGTCCGCTTCTTCACGGAACTCAGAACCCCGCTCCTTCGCTATCTCTACACCCTGGGACTCCCGCTCAGCGAAGGCGAGGACGTCGCCCAGGAAACCTTCCTCGCCCTCCACCGCCATCTGCTCGAAGGTAAGCCGCGCGACAACCTCCACGGCTGGGTCTTCCGTGTAGCCCGCAACCTCGCCCTGAAGCGCCTGCAGCGGGCTGCCACCACCGGTGGAGAACCCGATTTCCATGACCTCACCGACCCCGCCCCCAACCCGGAGCAGCAGGCTGTCCGCACCCAACAGCAGCGCGCCATCCAGTCGGTGATTGCCGCCCTGCCGGACCTCGACCGCCAGTGCCTCTATCTCCGCGCCGAAGGACTCCGCTACCGCGACATCGCCCAGGCTCTCGACATCTCCCTGGGCTCCGTAGCCCAGGCCCTCAGCCGGGCCCTCGACAAACTCGCCCGGGCGGCCCAACGCTAA
- a CDS encoding anti-sigma factor family protein — translation MKPEAHISEEELVLAMDGELEAPRAAEVSRHLLHCWECRARRTRLEQSIADYMELHRSAPCPAIPPVEGPAAKLRASLRLETAPTAAQPWWRWAWTRATPSLVAGSLALVITPLALILWLSSAKVEAAGPLPDGRLTPGAARIISKQQVCVAPAGDEGRLVPAQLARRVFEEYRISNPRPRSYEVDYLISPSLGGSSELSNLWPVPYDQGLWTSRVKDALEDHLRTLVCEGQLDLPTAQREISTNWIAAYQKYFRTKKPMAAHARFVKDSPWE, via the coding sequence ATGAAGCCGGAAGCGCACATCTCAGAAGAGGAACTCGTCCTGGCCATGGACGGCGAGTTGGAGGCGCCGCGCGCCGCCGAGGTAAGCCGCCACCTGCTCCACTGTTGGGAGTGCCGCGCCCGCCGCACCCGCCTGGAGCAATCCATAGCCGACTACATGGAGCTCCATCGTTCCGCCCCCTGCCCGGCCATCCCACCGGTGGAGGGACCCGCGGCCAAACTCCGGGCCAGCCTCCGTCTTGAAACCGCGCCAACCGCCGCGCAGCCCTGGTGGCGTTGGGCCTGGACGCGAGCCACACCCTCCCTCGTGGCCGGCTCCCTGGCGCTCGTCATCACGCCGCTGGCCCTGATCCTCTGGCTAAGCTCCGCCAAAGTGGAAGCCGCCGGCCCGCTGCCCGATGGCCGCCTGACACCCGGAGCGGCCCGGATCATCTCAAAACAGCAGGTCTGCGTCGCCCCCGCCGGAGACGAAGGCCGTCTCGTCCCGGCCCAACTCGCCCGGCGCGTCTTCGAGGAATACCGCATCTCGAACCCGAGGCCGCGCAGCTACGAAGTGGACTACCTCATCAGCCCGTCGCTCGGCGGCTCCAGCGAACTCAGTAACCTCTGGCCGGTCCCTTACGACCAAGGCCTTTGGACATCGAGAGTGAAAGATGCGCTGGAAGACCACCTGCGAACGCTCGTCTGCGAGGGTCAACTGGACCTGCCCACCGCCCAGCGCGAGATCTCAACCAACTGGATCGCGGCCTACCAGAAGTACTTCCGGACCAAGAAGCCGATGGCAGCGCACGCCCGCTTCGTCAAAGACAGCCCCTGGGAATAG
- a CDS encoding NAD(P)-dependent oxidoreductase, translated as MKVLILGATGSMGRHLVPQALALGDEVTALVRDPSQLEARHERLRTVAGDALDPVAVAAAVRGQDAVVFSLGRRSHRAPTTMFSDATRILIHAMETHGVRRLVCVTGIGAGDSRGHGGFLYDRIVFPWITQETYADKDRQEALIRASSLDWIIVRPAAFTNGPQRGHLRALTNLEGVTIRSISRADAAAFVLAQLRSDAYLHQTPLVGY; from the coding sequence ATGAAAGTACTCATTCTCGGCGCAACGGGCAGCATGGGCCGGCATCTGGTGCCGCAGGCTCTCGCATTGGGCGATGAGGTGACCGCGTTGGTCCGGGATCCTTCCCAGCTCGAAGCCAGGCACGAACGCTTGCGTACGGTCGCAGGGGACGCGTTGGACCCGGTGGCCGTGGCCGCCGCCGTGCGTGGGCAAGACGCGGTCGTATTCTCGCTCGGCCGGAGGAGTCATCGCGCGCCGACGACGATGTTCTCCGACGCAACCCGGATCCTGATTCACGCCATGGAGACGCACGGTGTCCGGCGCCTGGTTTGCGTGACCGGCATCGGGGCCGGCGACAGCAGAGGCCACGGCGGCTTCCTTTACGACAGGATCGTGTTCCCCTGGATCACCCAAGAGACCTACGCGGACAAAGACCGGCAGGAGGCGTTGATCCGGGCCAGTTCCCTGGACTGGATTATTGTGCGCCCGGCGGCCTTCACCAACGGTCCGCAGCGCGGGCATTTGCGGGCCTTGACCAACTTGGAGGGCGTCACGATCCGTTCCATCTCCCGAGCCGACGCGGCGGCCTTCGTACTGGCGCAATTGCGCAGTGACGCGTACCTTCACCAAACACCGCTGGTGGGCTACTGA